In Collimonas arenae, a single genomic region encodes these proteins:
- a CDS encoding SDR family NAD(P)-dependent oxidoreductase, translated as MNQLNAYFSLKNKVALVTGAARGIALHIACALSTAGARLAILDVREQEGQVVAWLLGSAQGRARFWSLDVSDRKAVQQVMAAVEGHFGRIDILVNSAGIDADNPSAQGLSLAQWEKAMSANVNGSILCSKHVIAAMERAGGGSIVNVLSLCALEDERHEAADHAAKAALRMANMNAMRYAARNIRVNTIHPGFSRPPALVEALRKQGDLTQRLVDLAEVQMLTGRGSATDVAAGILYLASDASRFVSGTELVIEAGYGGR; from the coding sequence ATGAACCAACTCAACGCCTACTTCTCCCTCAAAAACAAAGTCGCCCTGGTCACAGGCGCTGCACGCGGCATCGCGCTCCACATCGCCTGCGCTCTCTCCACCGCCGGCGCCCGATTGGCTATCCTGGACGTGCGCGAGCAGGAGGGGCAGGTCGTCGCCTGGTTGCTTGGCAGCGCACAGGGGCGGGCCAGGTTCTGGTCGCTCGATGTCAGCGACCGCAAAGCAGTGCAACAAGTGATGGCGGCGGTGGAGGGCCATTTCGGCCGTATCGATATCCTGGTCAACAGCGCCGGCATCGATGCGGATAATCCGTCGGCGCAGGGACTCTCGCTGGCGCAGTGGGAGAAGGCCATGTCGGCCAACGTCAACGGCAGCATCTTGTGCTCCAAGCATGTGATCGCAGCAATGGAGCGGGCTGGTGGTGGTTCTATCGTCAATGTGCTGTCCTTGTGCGCTTTGGAGGATGAGCGACATGAAGCGGCGGACCATGCGGCGAAAGCGGCGCTCCGGATGGCCAACATGAATGCGATGCGCTATGCGGCGCGCAATATCCGCGTCAATACGATCCATCCTGGGTTTTCACGGCCACCGGCGCTGGTGGAGGCTTTGCGTAAGCAAGGCGATCTGACGCAGAGGCTGGTTGATTTGGCGGAGGTGCAGATGCTGACGGGGCGGGGTTCGGCGACGGATGTGGCGGCGGGGATTCTGTATCTGGCGTCGGATGCGAGCCGGTTTGTCAGCGGGACGGAGCTGGTGATCGAGGCGGGGTATGGCGGCCGCTGA